The following DNA comes from Alnus glutinosa chromosome 6, dhAlnGlut1.1, whole genome shotgun sequence.
ACAATGCAAAAATGgtaaaacagagaaaaataaaaataaaaaggactCAACAGAAGGAGTGCTCAAGCATGTGATTTATTCAGTCAGATATAACTCTAGGAGAGCTTTAGCCTTAGAGATACTTACCAGCAAGTGGGAGAAATCAAGTTCTTTATGTGTAACTGAAAATTCAATATCAAAAGGTGCAATCTGGAAGACCACAAGTTATCAgtaatcacttaaaaaaaaaaatttcctaatagaataaccaaagaaaaaaaaaaatagagaaaagaaagatcacTTACTCCCTTAAAACAAGGAGATACTTTATAAGAGCTGGCCATCCGTTGGTGATGATCTATTTACAATGAGTTTGCTTGCTTTCTATAGCAGATAGAAGGAAGCATAAATGACAAAATCTCATAGCAAATTGCTACAcataaaacatgattttttgTTGACACGCTTGAATATGAATCACAGGTCAACATATGAaagtgttagttttattggctacattctgttaaCAAAATCATTACCATGTTAGTATACTGCTAAAACAGGGATGTCATATTTATCTAGAGTTTTTCAGAATATCCAAAGATTAATTCTCAACTATgaaaggccttaatatgacaagtatcagtgtcacaagtatCAAGAAGGTAATTTCTAGACTCTACGAAGATTCTGTGCAGGTTACAGTTTAGCAAAAGTCGAATCCCCatttgatcgtccggacggcccaatgAAATGTTCGGACTCCTATCAGTCACATAAATTTCACCCAAACTAGTTTGGATTAACTTCATCTAATTTAGTCTCTATAACTTCTACATGTTTATTCAGCACGTGAGAAGTACatgcattttttaataattttattaaaaatcatgTGTTTATCACgtactaattaaaaaattatatatttttcacatgGTAAATGACACACAACACTTTTATAAACAAAATTGGGAGAAATTCCTCctagtttagaaaaaaattatgtcCAATTCCAGTATTACCAACAAATTAGGATATAAAAAATGCAAACATTTATGTATGAATGTAGAAATtaggaaataaaaacaaacagtTATGTATGAATTTAGGTGGCACGGATACACACGCAAGAAATGTAAAGAAAGCAACAAAAACAactcttttttattaatgaGGGCTGCCGGCATATATTTTGCTTCTATATCTAGTAAGTTGAAGATTTTGGAGGATATAGTTTTTGGTATACGTAGaagaaatattgttttttttgcaactggttttttttttttccctttttctttcttttttgaaagaccttttccttctgtgaATCAAATAATATGAATATGTATGTGTAAGTGCAAAATCCCTTTTGACcatcttaaaaagaaaattggttGGAGCGATGGATTGGAATTACTTTGAAGTGTGTGCATGGGTAAATggaatttgttaaatttttatttatctaaaaacctttaagatgataaaaaaaaaaaaattaatattctaacaaaattaCCTTATAAATAAGCTCATCTACATATGTAATCTCATAGaagaaaatatccaaattgTATTTGTTTCTTGGAGGCTAGACACCTTGAATCAACCTACTGTaattcatttcaattaatcaattTCATTTCATTCCATTCATTCCACATTGATCATTACAAAACCTATCCAAACAACATTTTCATTATACAAAAGTCTATCATTTCCATTTCAATCAAATTCTCAAATATAAGAAAGAATTCGTGAAACCCTAGGTCTGTTACATGATCTTAGATCTCTCATATTACTACAGAAAAGAACTAACAATAGACCACCTATATCCAGCTcgcatataattttatacatcCAACATGAGAAGATGAATGGATATTGTTTCATATTCGTGAAAAGGTTATAAGGATAAGCCAAGGACTAggtcttcttcttttgttgttgCACCACAAAAACAGAAGTTCTGTTGTTAAAATCAAATGAGGCAAGCAAGTCTCCCATAATTCCCAACTCTGGAAATTCACTCCACTCTGTAAGACCAGATGTCTGCGGAGACTTTGCATTATGTTGTCTGCCAACAATAATAAGGTCGTATTTGTTCACCATAGACCGAACTATCAATGCTGTATGAGGCCCATCTTTCACCATCACCTCTAGGAATATCACATATTCACCACCCACATTGTTAAGTTTAACATCCTTAAGTATTTCATTGTCAAGCGATTTGTCCCAGTGGGTATCACCTTCATTGCTAGAGGCAACAAGGTGAACCACAGTAAGGACAATTTTCGAGTGATTGGCCATGCGCTTGGCAAAAATTAGTGCCTCTCGATCATCATTACCTCCTAAGAAGATCATGGCAACAGAATAGGATGACTGTGATGAAAACGTTGAGCAGCCTAAATGACCACGGTCAACAAGGATCCCAACAGAGCAGGGTGCTAGTTCAAGCACACTGCAATTTAAGGTCCTTATGGCATTGTCCTCTAATTCAACAAAATCGTCAGTGGACCATTTTCGATGGAACGGGAGTACTATGAGGGATGTGAGTTTGTCTAATCCAAGGATGCATATGTCTTCGTGCATGGACTTGAGGGGAGAAATTACTGTGAAGACGTTTACTAATACAGTACCTTGGTTGACATTTTCAAAGTGATTGAAGGCGAGAATGACATTCTTTGAATAGGAAGTACTATTGGATACAATCTTTTTCTGCAATTGGTGGGAAATAAAAATAGGTGAGGCTCGCCCAATTAACTCGATAAGGTGAATCACATAAACAACAACGGGCCTTTCTCTAGAGAGGCACAAGACTTCAAGTAGTTTGGTCACAGCAGCAATGTTATTTGCCCTATGAATGCACACTAGGATTCGTAGCTCTTCGTTGTCTTTGCAATGCATAATATCCCTTTTCTGGTAACCTGCATATTTCCTTGAAGGATGGTACAACATCTTAACTAGAAGTGGCCCAAAAAACGCAGTCACTAGGATGCTAACACTTGACAAAGTGAACACCTGGTCTGTTATGGCCTGCACTTGAATAAAAAATGTTGAACAAAACCATCAGGTGACCTTGTTCAAGAACAAAAGGTTTTTTACTATTAAAGATTATGTGCTAGAAAATGTATTTTGCAATATAGTATGATTTTTCCAGAAgatcaatattttatttcattcttaATCCTAGGAATTATGCTTAAAATACTTCTTTTAACCATGGAATATCAACTCATCAAATTGgcaaaaaatattgagaaaaaagCAAAAGTTGTCCctgtggttgacctaaattataaatcactcaatgcggcataaaaaataatttagaggtcCTTGAGATAGACCAAAACAACAATTTAATCTTGACAGTCAAATTCGGTCAGAGCACTTAACAGATTTTGTTAGTGTGCCACATTAGCACCAATAGAAtggtgacacatgtcactctaaaaaaatattaatatattaaaaataggaAACAAAATGCATCATCAATCCATGTGATTGGCCTAATTTTCAACTCACTCCATGTGGTACTAAAGTGAATTCAAAGGTCCATTTAGttgacctaatttacaaatcgctttGTGGAGTCAAATTTCgctaaaaaatttgacaaattccgTTAGGTGCTACGTTagcaccaataagatggcgacatgtatcactcttaataaatattatttcctaACAAATCTTACTaagaatattatttaaaaaaattaaaaaatataaaaaaggaatAGGGTGGTTGCCGGTTAGGTAGCCAcctctttgggggtggtccaCAGGCCAACCCCAAAGGTGAGGGTTGCTCCAAGCCACCCCTAGACCATCTCTAATTGTGGCACACGACAACCTCTATGGGTTGGGGGTGGTTCGCAGGCCACAGCCACCTTTAAGGGTGGCCCAGATCCCATGGGCTAACTGCAAGCTACCCTCGACAACCTTCGAGGATAGCATGCGCCTAATCCCATGGGCTTGGGGTGGCTCGCCAGCCACCCCCAATCTTCAGGGGTGGCCACACCTCTAGGTCCCATGGGGTTGCCCGTAGGCCACCCCCAAGGTGGTGGCTGCTAACCAGCAACCacacttttcttgtttttctagttctctatatttttatttttcatttttaaaaaaatatttttaattttatatatttatattttttttattaagagtgacttGTATCTCTATCTTATTGGCGCTGATGTGGCACTTAATGgaatttatcaaattttttaatgaaatttgactccagggagCGATTTTtaaattaggccaaccacagCAACCTCTGATTCACTTTGATAGGATATGGAGTTATTTGTAAATTAAGACAACCACAAAGATTGATGATGcattttttgcttaaaaatacaaaacttaaaaaattaatattttttaattaaaaaagaaaaaaagggtttggAAAGGGGTGGCTGCTGGTGGTAGCCCCCTCTTTGGGAAGGGGGTAGGCTCGGAGCCACTGCTATGGGCAAGGGGTGGCCATCTGCAACCCCCAGCCCCATCTGGTGAGGCTTGCGGACCACCCCAAAGCAGAGGGTGGGCTTCGAGCTACCCCTAGAGGTGGCTTCGACCACTTCTGGGTGGCTTGCGCACCACCCTTGGCCTATGGGGTGGCTCGCGAGCCACCTCAGATGGGGCCGGGGCCACCTCTGCTggtggctcacaggccaccccATTCtcaaaagggggtggctgccacacttcctaaaccccccccccctttaaactatttttatgtttttaatttttaatatattaatatatttttttattcatagtgacacatgtcatcattctattggttCGGACATAGTctactaacagaatctgttaagtgttttgacagaatattattataaggattaaattattattttagccTACCTAGAGGgcctctgaattattttttatacagcAGGGAgggatttgtaaattaggctaaCCATATGGACTGACTTTGCATCTACACgttgctttttcttctttttagctTAAATATATTATCTTAAAAATTAACTAAGGGGATAAGAAAGTTGCATCTACatgttgcttctttttttttatggtaaGTATTTGATCTTAAAAATTAACTAAGGGGATAAGaaagaaaattggaaaatgCACCATCAGTCCTTGTGATTGGCCTAACTTACAAATTGCTTCCTGTGGAATCAACGTGAATTCAGAGGTCCCTGTGGTTGGCGTAATTTACAAATTACTCATTGGAGTCAAATTCAGTTTGATTCCATGTTAGTGCCAATAAAACGACGACATGTGGCATTCTtaatcaaacatatatatataaagaattatttttgaaaataaaatagaaaagaaaaaagaaaaaggttggcTGCCAGTGGGGCTgtaggccacccccaaagggatctaggggtggccttcgagccacctTTAAATCAGGCTATGGGTGGCGGACGGCCACCCCCTGGGGCCAGGGGGTGGTGCACGGGTGGCTAGAGGTGGCGCGCGAGCACCCCCAAAAGGGTGGCTGCCCAACCGAATCATCttagttttttaatatatatatatatatatactaagaaTGCCACGTTTGGTCATCTTATTGGAGTTGACGTTGcacttaacagaatctgtcaaattttttaacggaatttgactttaGAGAGCTATTTGTAAATTAGACCAACCATAGGGACATCTGAATTTACTTTGATAATACAAAGAGCGATTTGTATAATAAGCGAACTACAAGGATTGATGGTGCatttttcccaaagaaaaatccaacaggcaattttcttcttttctttttccctatcATAGCATTTTGAAAGAAATGA
Coding sequences within:
- the LOC133871504 gene encoding cation/H(+) antiporter 4-like; the protein is MDMGMIKRTGRKALFTGVGCILAPLLIGLLVEMQLKSLWLKEEDVYTILFLTTIHCITPFPVLACLLEDLNILNSELGRLALSAALVSNTLSIMINVGTKLIIIYKSQGSMLAAISLGTAIIYCIALLFAIRPAMFWVIRQTPEGRGVKDTYIHTILLMFLGSGYLSHSIGQGLFFGPFMLGLAIPDGPPLGSAIVNKFNYFIWDVFMPIVVTTCGMRTDLSLIKFDNSFVVFHGIIIVSIVVAKVVASLIPALLSKMPLNDALALALLLSCKGVVQLFQYTYLRDIEAITDQVFTLSSVSILVTAFFGPLLVKMLYHPSRKYAGYQKRDIMHCKDNEELRILVCIHRANNIAAVTKLLEVLCLSRERPVVVYVIHLIELIGRASPIFISHQLQKKIVSNSTSYSKNVILAFNHFENVNQGTVLVNVFTVISPLKSMHEDICILGLDKLTSLIVLPFHRKWSTDDFVELEDNAIRTLNCSVLELAPCSVGILVDRGHLGCSTFSSQSSYSVAMIFLGGNDDREALIFAKRMANHSKIVLTVVHLVASSNEGDTHWDKSLDNEILKDVKLNNVGGEYVIFLEVMVKDGPHTALIVRSMVNKYDLIIVGRQHNAKSPQTSGLTEWSEFPELGIMGDLLASFDFNNRTSVFVVQQQKKKT